A genomic stretch from Croceibacterium aestuarii includes:
- the trpB gene encoding tryptophan synthase subunit beta, with translation MTDQKPNSFRNQPDERGHFGQFGGRYVAETLMPLILELEKEYRAAKADSSFQEEFDDLLEHYVGRPSPLYFAPRLTEELGGAQIWFKRDELNHTGAHKINNCIGQILLATRMGKTRIIAETGAGQHGVATATVCARFGLPCTIFMGATDVARQQPNVFRMKLLGAQVVPVTSGAATLKDAMNEALRDWVANVHDTFYIIGTAAGPHPYPELVRDFQSVIGTEARAQMLSRTGRLPDLLVAAIGGGSNAIGLFHPFLDDPDVKMLGVEAAGHGLDKQHAASLAGGFPGILHGNKTYLLQDEDGQITEAHSISAGLDYPGIGPEHAWLKETGRVEYTAVTDTEALDAFQLLCRTEGIIPALEPSHAIAAIVKRARQLPKDAVILANLCGRGDKDIFTVAEALGVEM, from the coding sequence ATGACCGACCAGAAGCCCAATTCCTTCCGCAACCAGCCTGACGAGCGCGGGCACTTCGGCCAGTTCGGCGGCCGTTACGTCGCCGAAACGCTGATGCCGCTGATCCTCGAGCTCGAGAAGGAGTATCGCGCGGCGAAGGCCGACTCCAGCTTCCAGGAAGAGTTCGACGACCTGCTCGAACACTATGTCGGCCGCCCCAGCCCGCTCTACTTCGCCCCGCGCTTGACCGAAGAACTCGGCGGCGCGCAAATCTGGTTCAAGCGCGACGAGCTCAACCACACTGGCGCGCACAAGATCAACAACTGCATCGGCCAGATCCTGCTCGCCACGCGGATGGGCAAGACGCGGATCATCGCCGAGACCGGCGCGGGCCAGCACGGCGTCGCCACCGCGACAGTCTGCGCGCGCTTCGGCCTGCCCTGCACGATCTTCATGGGTGCCACGGATGTTGCCCGCCAGCAGCCCAACGTGTTCCGCATGAAGCTGCTCGGGGCGCAAGTCGTGCCGGTCACCAGCGGCGCGGCAACGCTTAAGGACGCGATGAACGAGGCGCTGCGCGACTGGGTCGCCAACGTCCACGACACCTTCTACATCATCGGCACGGCGGCCGGCCCGCATCCCTATCCCGAGCTCGTCCGCGACTTCCAGAGCGTGATCGGCACCGAAGCCCGTGCCCAGATGCTGAGCCGCACCGGCCGCCTGCCCGACCTGCTGGTCGCGGCGATCGGCGGCGGCAGCAATGCCATCGGCCTGTTCCACCCGTTCCTCGACGATCCCGACGTCAAGATGCTCGGCGTCGAGGCGGCAGGCCACGGGCTCGACAAGCAGCACGCCGCGAGCCTCGCCGGCGGCTTCCCCGGCATCCTCCACGGCAACAAGACCTATTTGCTGCAGGACGAGGACGGCCAGATCACCGAAGCGCACTCGATCAGCGCCGGCCTCGACTACCCAGGCATCGGCCCCGAGCACGCCTGGCTCAAGGAAACCGGCCGCGTCGAATACACCGCAGTGACCGACACCGAAGCGCTCGACGCCTTCCAGCTCCTCTGCCGCACCGAGGGCATCATCCCCGCGCTTGAACCGAGCCACGCCATCGCCGCCATCGTCAAGCGCGCGCGCCAGTTGCCCAAGGACGCAGTGATCCTCGCCAACCTCTGCGGCCGCGGCGACAAGGACATCTTCACCGTGGCCGAGGCCCTGGGAGTCGAGATGTGA
- the purB gene encoding adenylosuccinate lyase: MVPRYSRPAMTAIWEPEARYRIWFEIEAHATDKLGDLGVVPKSAAKALWDWWKTDPKIDVEAIDAIEAVTKHDVIAFLDWVAQQVGPEARFMHQGMTSSDVLDTTLAVQLARSADILLEDLDALLAALKRRAMEHKYTPTIGRSHGIHAEPVTFGLKMAEAYAEFSRARARLVNVRAEIATCAISGAVGTFANIDPAVEEHVAERLGLAVEPVSTQVIPRDRHAMFFATLAVIASSMERLAVEVRHLQRTEVLEAEEYFSPGQKGSSAMPHKRNPILTENLTGQARIIRSYAMPAMENVALWHERDISHSSVERFIGPDACITLDFALARLAGVIDKLLVYPERMKKNLDRMGGLVHSQRVLLALTQAGLTRDDAYHLVQRNAMKVWESDGELSLLELLKADPEVSAALSARELEEKFDLDYHFKNVDRIFERVFA, translated from the coding sequence ATGGTCCCCCGCTATTCTCGCCCTGCCATGACCGCGATCTGGGAGCCGGAAGCGCGCTATCGCATCTGGTTCGAGATCGAGGCCCATGCGACCGACAAGCTCGGCGATCTCGGCGTCGTCCCGAAGAGCGCCGCCAAGGCGCTGTGGGACTGGTGGAAGACCGATCCGAAGATCGACGTCGAAGCGATCGACGCGATCGAGGCGGTGACCAAGCACGACGTCATCGCCTTCCTCGACTGGGTCGCGCAACAGGTCGGGCCCGAGGCGCGCTTCATGCACCAGGGGATGACCAGCTCGGACGTGCTCGACACGACGCTCGCGGTGCAGCTCGCCCGCTCGGCCGACATCCTGCTCGAGGACCTCGACGCCCTCCTTGCCGCGCTCAAGCGCCGGGCGATGGAGCACAAGTACACCCCGACCATCGGCCGCAGCCACGGCATCCACGCCGAGCCGGTCACCTTCGGGCTCAAGATGGCCGAGGCCTATGCCGAGTTCAGCCGCGCCCGCGCCCGCCTCGTCAACGTCCGCGCGGAAATCGCCACCTGCGCGATCAGCGGCGCGGTCGGCACCTTCGCCAACATCGATCCGGCGGTGGAAGAGCACGTCGCCGAGCGCCTCGGCCTCGCGGTCGAACCGGTCTCGACCCAGGTCATCCCCCGCGACCGCCACGCGATGTTCTTCGCGACGCTGGCGGTCATCGCCAGCTCGATGGAGCGCCTCGCGGTCGAAGTGCGTCACCTGCAACGCACCGAAGTGCTCGAGGCCGAGGAGTACTTCAGCCCGGGTCAGAAGGGCTCGAGCGCGATGCCGCACAAGCGCAACCCGATCCTGACCGAGAACCTGACCGGGCAGGCGCGGATCATCCGCAGCTATGCCATGCCGGCGATGGAGAACGTGGCGCTGTGGCACGAGCGCGACATTTCGCACTCCTCGGTCGAGCGCTTCATCGGCCCCGATGCCTGCATCACGCTTGACTTCGCCCTCGCCCGCCTCGCCGGGGTGATCGACAAGCTGCTGGTCTATCCCGAGCGGATGAAGAAGAACCTCGACCGGATGGGCGGCCTGGTCCACTCGCAGCGCGTCCTGCTCGCGCTGACCCAGGCGGGGCTGACCCGCGACGACGCCTATCACCTCGTCCAACGCAACGCGATGAAGGTGTGGGAATCCGACGGCGAGCTTTCGCTGCTCGAACTGCTCAAGGCCGATCCCGAGGTCTCCGCGGCGCTCTCCGCCCGCGAACTCGAGGAGAAGTTCGACCTCGACTACCACTTCAAGAACGTCGACCGCATCTTCGAGCGGGTCTTCGCCTGA
- a CDS encoding DUF1049 domain-containing protein, protein MQIVRTIVWVLLLVALLLFTVFNWQPVTVKIWENLVIETKIPALVIISFLLGLVPMWLLHRANKFYLARRINSLETAARTSATTPVAPAPAPEPAVVEESVVAKEERTVPEAEKPRDNLSPEGQ, encoded by the coding sequence ATGCAAATCGTCCGCACGATCGTCTGGGTACTGCTGCTGGTCGCACTGCTCCTTTTCACGGTCTTCAACTGGCAGCCGGTGACGGTGAAGATCTGGGAAAATCTCGTCATAGAGACGAAGATTCCGGCGCTGGTCATCATCTCGTTCCTGCTCGGGCTCGTCCCGATGTGGCTGCTACACCGCGCCAACAAGTTCTATCTCGCCCGCCGGATCAACTCGCTCGAGACCGCGGCCCGCACCTCCGCCACGACGCCGGTGGCCCCCGCGCCGGCCCCGGAGCCGGCGGTGGTCGAGGAATCCGTCGTAGCGAAGGAGGAGCGCACCGTGCCCGAAGCGGAAAAACCGCGCGACAACCTTTCGCCGGAGGGCCAGTGA
- the trpA gene encoding tryptophan synthase subunit alpha, with amino-acid sequence MSSRLSSAFAKGHPALICFITAGDGDTAANLDALVAGGADVIELGMPFTDPMADGPAIQAANLRSLGAGTKTADVLRLATEFRARHPDIPLILMGYANPMVRRGPEWFAEACTKAGVDGVICVDLAPEEDPDLGPQLRAAGISLIRLATPTTDDKRLPTVLEGSSGFLYYVAVAGITGMQQAAIGSIEDNVARIKRSTDLPIAVGFGVRTPEQAAEIARVADGVVVGSAFVDIIAEHGANAPEHLHKLTASLAEAVHGACT; translated from the coding sequence ATGAGCTCCCGCCTCTCCTCCGCCTTCGCCAAGGGCCACCCCGCCCTCATCTGCTTCATCACCGCCGGCGACGGCGACACTGCGGCCAACCTCGATGCGCTGGTCGCGGGCGGCGCGGACGTGATCGAGCTGGGCATGCCGTTCACCGATCCGATGGCCGACGGCCCCGCCATACAGGCCGCGAACCTGCGCTCGCTCGGCGCGGGCACCAAGACCGCCGACGTGCTGCGGCTCGCGACCGAGTTCCGCGCCCGGCACCCGGACATACCGCTGATTCTCATGGGCTATGCTAACCCGATGGTCCGCCGCGGGCCGGAGTGGTTCGCCGAGGCGTGCACGAAGGCCGGCGTCGACGGGGTGATCTGCGTCGATCTCGCGCCCGAGGAGGACCCCGATCTCGGTCCGCAGCTTCGCGCCGCGGGCATCTCGCTGATCCGCCTCGCCACCCCGACCACCGACGACAAGCGGCTGCCGACGGTGCTCGAAGGGTCCTCCGGCTTCCTCTACTACGTCGCGGTGGCCGGGATCACAGGCATGCAGCAGGCCGCGATCGGCTCGATCGAGGACAACGTCGCGCGCATCAAGCGCTCGACCGACCTGCCCATCGCCGTCGGTTTCGGCGTGCGCACCCCAGAACAGGCCGCCGAGATCGCGCGCGTGGCCGACGGCGTCGTCGTCGGATCGGCCTTCGTCGACATCATCGCCGAACATGGCGCAAACGCCCCGGAGCACTTGCACAAGCTGACGGCGTCGCTGGCCGAAGCGGTGCATGGGGCCTGCACCTAG
- a CDS encoding phosphoribosylanthranilate isomerase encodes MSEDTEIKICGLSTPETLDAAIAAGATHVGLVHYEPSPRHVSLEDAVKLRRRVPPSVKVVLLLVNMEAQPTALALEAVRPDVIQFHGSETPEWLALIKNNTSLEVWKAWGVRNAESLANALKYKDSVHKMLYDAPAQKLPGGTGTAIDWSIMEGFRHQIPWGLAGGLSPTNVAEAVARTGAPLVDASSGLESAPGVKDVDLIAEFCKAAREA; translated from the coding sequence ATGTCCGAAGATACCGAAATCAAGATTTGCGGGCTCTCCACGCCCGAGACCCTCGACGCCGCGATCGCCGCCGGCGCGACTCACGTCGGCCTCGTCCATTACGAACCGAGCCCGCGCCATGTCTCGCTCGAAGATGCCGTCAAGCTGCGCCGCCGCGTCCCGCCGTCGGTCAAGGTGGTGCTGCTGCTGGTCAACATGGAGGCCCAGCCGACGGCGCTCGCACTTGAGGCCGTGCGGCCCGACGTCATCCAGTTCCACGGATCGGAAACCCCCGAGTGGCTGGCGCTGATCAAGAACAACACCTCGCTCGAAGTGTGGAAAGCCTGGGGCGTGCGCAATGCCGAATCCCTCGCCAACGCGCTGAAATACAAGGATTCGGTGCACAAGATGCTCTACGATGCCCCGGCGCAGAAGCTCCCCGGCGGCACCGGCACGGCGATCGACTGGTCGATCATGGAAGGCTTCCGGCACCAGATTCCCTGGGGTCTCGCCGGCGGCCTCTCGCCGACCAACGTTGCCGAGGCCGTCGCGCGCACCGGCGCCCCGCTGGTGGACGCCTCGAGCGGGCTCGAAAGCGCGCCGGGCGTCAAGGATGTGGACCTCATCGCCGAGTTCTGCAAAGCGGCGCGCGAAGCCTGA
- a CDS encoding DUF3857 domain-containing protein: MFKYLFLLSAAALAAPAIAGEEPLYRPAPEWVSVKPLPAVAESPTIILYDDQRRLADGTVTSYIDRALRVDNPQMLNALGTIQAPWLPDKGDLIIHGVSIVRGDQTIDVLAQGAKFDVLRREQQLEQRTLTGAMTATLTVPGLRVGDVLRVAYSTTISDQTLGKEMQSVAPLPAVPFEAKAASVQLSWPAGSDVHWSATRSIELPEPVADGGFESITVTLPLAKPEDMPEDAPTRYKLPVLLQASSFADWGEVSRVMAPLYSTAGTIAPEGPLAAEVAKIVAANAETLPRMAAALRLVQDEVAYLAVGMEGGNYIPQSPADTWQKRYGDCKAKTLLLLALLHEMGIEAEPALVSSVAGDAVPDMQPMPGAFDHIIVHANAGGEEYWLDGTDSGATLATLKAVPPFRNALPVRPKGAELVAMTPRAAAQFDRIARIEYDSRAGLDLPMLFNAEWTIAGSLAGNVRALIDQAGKDQMDDLVSGFVISVLGPAQVVEGSMTFDAAGNRAIVRANGLMTSPWRWDRGQGKRPLNLVTTGFEFKPDRSRKAWSELPVQLDGPMAEKDEVTILLPETDGKFELEGKAALDEDIAGTHLERSAKIEGDRVVVTDFATSQGGELSADQAMAERSRASRLGSLALTLEAPRATARRFAFAGAEDRSRLAAIEAAYSRLIEKDPDDADNYRNRARFRSGTYDRSGALADLDKVIELEPDSQAYWARAGLLADLGRLDDALADARAASDLDPSVGTGIYEAQILAELDRVDEAVAIVENLDGDANERQAIVMELSNLYAQAGRKDEGYARIEELLAERPGDPAMLNARCWYKASWNYQTDDLAQICTRAVEQSSWSPPVLDSRAMAYFRLARFQEALDDIDAALLSSPELSPSLFMRGVVRRAMGDAKGAEDVAAALAREPSLERKYARYGISAR; this comes from the coding sequence ATGTTCAAATATCTGTTTTTGCTGTCAGCCGCGGCTCTGGCTGCGCCGGCGATTGCGGGGGAGGAGCCGCTCTATCGGCCCGCCCCGGAATGGGTCTCGGTGAAGCCGTTGCCGGCCGTGGCCGAAAGCCCGACGATCATCCTCTATGACGATCAGCGACGGCTCGCCGACGGAACCGTCACCAGCTACATCGACCGGGCGCTGCGGGTCGACAACCCGCAGATGCTCAATGCGCTGGGGACCATCCAGGCTCCGTGGCTGCCCGATAAGGGCGACCTGATCATCCATGGCGTTTCGATCGTCCGCGGCGATCAGACCATCGACGTGCTGGCGCAGGGCGCCAAGTTCGACGTGCTGCGCCGCGAACAGCAACTCGAGCAGCGCACCCTTACCGGTGCGATGACCGCGACGCTGACAGTACCCGGGCTGCGCGTCGGCGATGTCTTGCGCGTCGCCTACAGCACGACGATTTCCGACCAGACGCTGGGCAAGGAAATGCAGTCGGTCGCCCCGTTGCCCGCGGTTCCGTTCGAGGCCAAGGCGGCCAGCGTGCAGCTGTCGTGGCCTGCCGGATCCGACGTCCACTGGTCCGCCACGCGCAGCATCGAGCTGCCCGAGCCGGTCGCCGACGGCGGGTTCGAATCGATCACCGTCACCCTGCCGCTCGCCAAGCCGGAGGACATGCCGGAAGACGCGCCGACCCGCTACAAGCTGCCGGTCCTGCTCCAAGCCAGCAGCTTTGCCGACTGGGGCGAAGTCTCGCGCGTCATGGCGCCGCTCTATTCGACTGCAGGCACCATAGCGCCCGAAGGGCCCTTGGCCGCCGAAGTCGCGAAAATCGTGGCGGCGAACGCGGAAACCTTGCCGCGAATGGCCGCCGCGTTGCGGCTGGTGCAGGACGAAGTGGCCTATCTCGCTGTCGGCATGGAGGGCGGCAACTACATCCCGCAGAGCCCGGCGGACACCTGGCAAAAGCGCTATGGCGACTGCAAGGCCAAGACCCTCCTGCTGCTCGCGCTGTTGCACGAGATGGGCATCGAGGCCGAGCCCGCGCTGGTCAGTTCGGTCGCGGGAGACGCAGTGCCGGACATGCAGCCGATGCCCGGGGCGTTCGATCACATCATCGTCCACGCGAATGCCGGCGGCGAGGAATACTGGCTCGACGGAACCGATTCGGGCGCAACGCTGGCGACGCTGAAGGCGGTACCGCCATTCAGGAACGCCTTGCCCGTCCGCCCGAAGGGCGCCGAACTCGTCGCGATGACGCCGCGCGCGGCCGCTCAATTCGACCGCATCGCCAGGATCGAATACGATAGCCGCGCCGGGCTCGATCTGCCGATGCTGTTCAATGCAGAGTGGACCATCGCCGGCTCGCTTGCCGGCAACGTGCGCGCGCTGATCGATCAGGCGGGCAAGGACCAGATGGACGATCTCGTCTCCGGGTTCGTGATCTCGGTTCTCGGCCCGGCGCAAGTCGTCGAGGGCTCTATGACCTTCGATGCAGCGGGCAACCGCGCGATCGTCCGGGCGAACGGACTCATGACATCGCCGTGGCGGTGGGATCGCGGCCAGGGCAAGCGGCCGCTGAACCTCGTCACCACCGGTTTCGAGTTCAAGCCCGACCGCTCGCGCAAGGCCTGGAGCGAGCTTCCGGTCCAGCTCGATGGACCCATGGCGGAAAAGGACGAGGTCACGATTCTGCTGCCCGAAACCGACGGCAAGTTCGAACTCGAGGGGAAGGCGGCACTGGACGAGGACATTGCCGGGACACACCTCGAACGCAGCGCGAAGATCGAGGGCGATCGCGTTGTCGTGACCGATTTCGCCACCTCGCAGGGCGGCGAGCTGTCGGCCGACCAGGCGATGGCCGAGCGCTCGCGCGCCAGCCGTCTCGGCTCGCTTGCCCTGACGCTCGAAGCACCGCGCGCGACGGCGCGGCGCTTCGCTTTTGCCGGGGCCGAGGACCGTTCGCGGCTTGCAGCGATCGAAGCGGCTTATTCGCGGCTCATCGAAAAGGATCCGGACGACGCCGACAACTATCGCAACCGCGCCCGCTTCCGCAGCGGCACCTACGACCGCAGCGGCGCGCTGGCCGACCTCGACAAGGTGATTGAACTCGAGCCGGACAGTCAGGCCTACTGGGCGCGCGCGGGGCTGCTGGCCGATCTGGGCCGTCTCGACGATGCCTTGGCGGACGCCCGCGCGGCCTCCGATCTCGACCCGTCGGTCGGGACGGGCATCTACGAGGCACAGATCCTCGCCGAGCTCGACCGGGTCGACGAGGCCGTTGCCATCGTCGAGAATCTCGACGGCGATGCGAACGAGCGGCAAGCCATCGTGATGGAACTGAGCAATCTCTACGCCCAGGCCGGCCGCAAGGATGAAGGCTACGCCCGGATCGAAGAGCTTCTGGCCGAACGTCCCGGCGATCCAGCCATGCTCAACGCGCGGTGCTGGTACAAGGCGAGCTGGAACTACCAGACGGACGACCTGGCCCAGATCTGCACCCGCGCGGTGGAGCAGTCGAGCTGGTCGCCGCCGGTGCTCGACAGCCGGGCGATGGCCTATTTCCGGCTCGCCCGCTTCCAGGAAGCCCTTGACGACATCGACGCAGCCCTGCTGTCGAGCCCCGAACTGAGCCCGTCGCTGTTCATGCGGGGCGTGGTGCGGCGGGCCATGGGCGACGCGAAGGGAGCGGAGGACGTCGCGGCAGCCCTGGCGCGAGAACCCTCTCTGGAGCGCAAGTATGCCCGCTACGGTATCAGCGCCCGCTAG
- a CDS encoding endonuclease domain-containing protein translates to MRDPELTSRARAMRSEMTEPETLLWLELRAKRFSDVKFRLQKVIQDEQHHYIVDFASNDPKVVLELDGDTHAAHGAYDAARTRFLESKGYKVLRYTNIEVMQNLDGVLQHLASIIEEMRPPLPTLSPEGERDLAAPTSSLSPSGERVRERGKR, encoded by the coding sequence ATGCGTGACCCTGAACTCACAAGCCGCGCCCGCGCGATGCGCAGCGAAATGACCGAGCCTGAAACCCTGCTCTGGTTGGAACTCCGCGCCAAGCGCTTCTCCGACGTGAAATTTCGCCTCCAGAAGGTGATCCAGGACGAGCAGCACCATTACATCGTCGATTTCGCATCAAACGATCCGAAAGTGGTGCTTGAGCTTGATGGCGACACCCACGCCGCGCATGGGGCGTATGACGCGGCGCGGACGCGGTTCCTGGAGAGCAAAGGCTACAAGGTGCTGCGCTATACCAACATCGAAGTGATGCAGAACCTCGACGGTGTGCTGCAGCATCTGGCCTCGATCATCGAAGAGATGCGGCCCCCTCTCCCAACCCTCTCCCCTGAAGGGGAGAGGGATTTAGCAGCGCCAACCTCCTCCCTCTCCCCTTCAGGGGAGAGGGTCCGAGAGAGGGGAAAGCGATGA
- the pyrF gene encoding orotidine-5'-phosphate decarboxylase produces the protein MSNPVYLALDLPQLDAARALAEKVKAHVGGFKLGLEFFCAHGHHGVHELAHVGLPLFLDLKLHDIPNTVAGAMQSIHVLEPAIVTVHASGGRAMMEDAKAAASDSCKVVAVTMLTSLDERDLVRTGVAGSAHDQVMRLAELAEAAGLDGIVCSGQEVGAVHKQWKDGFFVVPGLRPGGKATGDQKRVVTPRKARDDGASVLVIGRPISRAEDPVQAAREIEATL, from the coding sequence GTGAGCAACCCGGTCTACCTCGCTCTCGACCTGCCGCAACTCGACGCAGCAAGAGCGCTCGCCGAAAAGGTCAAGGCGCACGTCGGGGGGTTCAAGCTCGGCCTCGAATTCTTCTGCGCCCACGGCCACCACGGGGTGCACGAACTGGCCCACGTCGGCCTGCCGCTGTTCCTCGACCTCAAGCTGCACGACATTCCCAACACCGTGGCCGGCGCGATGCAGTCGATCCACGTGCTCGAACCGGCCATTGTCACCGTCCACGCTTCGGGGGGACGCGCGATGATGGAAGACGCCAAGGCCGCCGCCTCGGACAGCTGCAAGGTCGTCGCGGTGACCATGCTGACCAGCCTCGACGAGCGCGACCTCGTCCGCACCGGCGTGGCCGGCAGCGCGCACGACCAGGTCATGCGGCTCGCCGAGCTGGCCGAAGCCGCCGGTCTCGACGGAATTGTCTGCTCGGGGCAGGAAGTCGGCGCCGTGCACAAGCAATGGAAGGACGGTTTCTTCGTCGTCCCCGGCCTGCGCCCGGGCGGCAAGGCCACCGGCGACCAGAAGCGCGTCGTCACCCCGCGCAAGGCCCGCGACGACGGTGCTTCGGTGCTGGTGATAGGCCGCCCGATCAGCCGCGCCGAAGATCCGGTACAGGCCGCGCGCGAGATCGAGGCGACGCTCTAG
- the accD gene encoding acetyl-CoA carboxylase, carboxyltransferase subunit beta: protein MSWLTRVRNSLPFVPKRETPDNLWVKCPGCSEMLFTKEYEENLYVCPRCEHHGRIGADTRLDQLLDPGYELLPAPQVREDPLKFRDSKRYTDRLKAARASNAHDDAFTAALGTIEGTRAVVGVQDFLFMGGSMGMAVGEAFCAGAQRALDEKCGYIVVTAAGGARMQEGILSLMQMPRATVMTRRLREAGLPYIVVLADPTTGGVTASYAMLGDVHIAEPGALIGFAGQRVIQETIREKLPEGFQRAEYLHEHGMVDMVVKRSDLRATLANLLGYLAPAQAA, encoded by the coding sequence ATGAGCTGGCTTACCCGCGTCCGCAATTCGCTGCCCTTCGTGCCCAAGCGCGAGACCCCGGATAACCTGTGGGTCAAGTGCCCCGGATGCAGCGAGATGCTGTTCACCAAGGAATACGAGGAAAACCTCTACGTCTGCCCGCGCTGCGAGCACCACGGGCGGATCGGCGCCGACACGCGGCTCGACCAGCTTCTCGACCCGGGTTACGAGCTGCTTCCGGCGCCGCAGGTGCGCGAGGATCCGCTCAAGTTTCGCGATTCGAAGCGCTACACCGATCGCCTCAAGGCGGCGCGCGCCAGCAATGCCCACGACGATGCCTTCACCGCCGCGCTCGGCACGATCGAGGGGACCAGGGCCGTCGTCGGCGTGCAGGACTTCCTGTTCATGGGCGGCTCGATGGGCATGGCGGTGGGCGAGGCGTTCTGCGCCGGGGCTCAGCGCGCGCTCGACGAGAAGTGCGGCTACATCGTCGTCACTGCCGCGGGCGGCGCGCGCATGCAGGAGGGCATTCTCAGCCTGATGCAGATGCCGCGCGCCACGGTGATGACCCGGCGGCTGCGCGAAGCAGGCCTGCCCTATATCGTCGTCCTCGCCGATCCGACCACCGGCGGGGTCACCGCCAGCTACGCCATGCTCGGCGATGTACACATCGCCGAACCCGGCGCCTTGATCGGCTTTGCCGGGCAGCGCGTGATCCAGGAAACCATTCGCGAGAAGCTGCCCGAGGGGTTCCAACGCGCCGAATACCTGCACGAACACGGCATGGTGGACATGGTGGTCAAGCGCAGCGACCTGCGCGCGACGCTCGCCAATCTGCTCGGCTATCTCGCCCCGGCGCAGGCCGCCTGA